tatatatatatgtaagattataatatgtatatgttttaatgatggttgtttttaatattaaaataaaaaatacattataaaaaataaaaattaaattatgtataaataaaaaaaaaattaaatcaatatataatgagATAGCTTTTAAAAGTcttttcaaatatattaaattatatatatatatatatatatatatatatatatatatatatatatataatataattatattgtttAATTTTCTTTAGCAATATACAATGAactatttatataatatataatatatttttttattcttacTGCTATATAGAAAGTGTTTTTctatttattaatttattgcatgtatattatatgcaGATTCATTCTATTATGAGAACCacttattttttgtatgttttatatttatttattatttttatttttttttatNNNNNNNNNNNNNNNNNNNNNNNNNNNNNNNNNNNNNNNNNNNNNNNNNNNNNNNNNNNNNNNNNNNNNNNNNNNNNNNNNNNNNNNNNNNNNNNNNNNNaaaattaaaaaaaattttttttataaataaataaatatgaaatcaaaaagaaaagaaaaggaaaaaaataaaaaataaaataatacaataaaaataaaaaaaaaaaaaaaaagaacatataataattttaatcattgaaaataaatataactatatttatttattagaataaatatatgctttttttcttttttaaaagaaatattataatttatgctttgataaaaaaaaaaagtcgtaggaaataaaataaataaagtgatatatatatatatatatatatatatatatatacatttttattaaaaatatctGAAATttaagaagaaaaatatatgaacataaaatttgaaataaaaatttttgacttttataactttattattattattattatatatatataattaattttatgattttatttatttattttttattaatgcctatcattatattattctaATTGCatcttaatatattttacgattcacaaaaaaaaatacaaattaatttatattaatttttaaaaagttatctcatataaatttattttttctttctttaCAGTATGCTATCAATTTCAAactatttttatgattatcatataaaccttctttaatttttttaagaaattatataaaactTTGGAAAAAGCTAATTATATCTTCAgcttaaaaaaaatttcttaatcaaattttgaaaattattactatatttcattttcaaTACTTCATAAAGGGATTATTTTCCTTCCTATGAAAAGGGATAAattcatcatcatcatacctttatatatatatatatatatatatatatatatatacatttatgtaatagaaattatataacctcttttatttttccaTTCACCTAATATCACaaatatcatttaattattatatactcataaaaataacaacCTGAAAGAACTACAAcatcatattataatttttccttttcatatttatcatGTAAATGATATATTCTACACATTTTTCTATTGTTCatattactatttttttctcgcttaataataaaacaaccatattcattttataataatatctaTAACAATagtataataaatgtattattaaaatattatatatcaaGGGGAATTCCTCAATAtactatttttataatatacattatataatttttcctttgaaattaaagaagaaaacattaaaaaaaaaaaattaaaaaaaataaattataaaattcataaaatatatttaacaAATCTCTACAAAGTACAACTTCAGAATATTTTACCGGATAACAggaattaaaaatatattatacatttattaatatatgtacttttttgtgaaaatataaaatgctcaattaaattatttaataatatatattatatgtaacTGATGTGCCTATTTATGTATgcttcttttttaaaacataatTATACGTTTATAAGTATTACATAATGTAATTTTTGgtttatattaaatatacattatttaatttttctttttctaaATATTTTGTGAAGAAAACATAAATAACAGATTTTTCAgaagaataatattatgaaattagtaatttttttttttttttcgtttttaatattttcattacAAAACCATTTAACTTATTgtaattttaaaaatattcatgTAACATTGATGTGcatttaattatattaatactatatctacaaatatttaattatgtcgtcataaaatttttattttttcatagAACTATgttaaattttttataaatttaaaaaacttgtgaaaaaaaaaaaaaaagataaaaatatataaattaattaacTTTAATcataatacaaatatataataaattttattttaataaaatatatttattttttaataaaaaatttattaaacatatataaaaaatatatatataataagatacacaaaaaaaataaaataaaataataagcatataaaagaataaataaaatacataaacatagaatatatattaatatatattcattgattatttttcatGAAACCATGGGTGTTCCATTAAatcttttatattcaaTTTTTCACTGTATTCCTCTTTCATCAATACCTAAagataaaaagaataaataaataaataaataaataaataaataaataaataaataaatatatatatatatatatatatatattttcataacaatatgataaaaatattcataacATCTTCATGAACATTTCATTCAagttaattttttttttattatattataatttaccttaattatattttttaaatctttTGGCCATAAGCATGTTGACGAATAGCAATCCaaattcatattattatcaacaAATTTTGAAAACATTACACATTCAGATGGAAAGGTTGTTTTCCATATATGTCCACAGTTCCAAATCCATATGAATAAAACTCCGAGCATAAAATAATCAGCTTGTGAAacattaaaataatatttttttctaaacCTTTGGATAGTAATCGATTTCACATGTTCAAAGGGATctataacttttttttttctcaacatttttataattctCCAACACCTTATTGGTGTATATTCCCGTTTTCCTATAGTTGGTACGCATGATTCaaaaaagtatattttttcttttttttttttatctaaatgtcttaatttatttgaataaaTAGGTGTACATTTACCAAAGTCACATATACGTATATCATAATCATCTGttattaatacattttCAGCAGTTAAATCTAAATGACTCAAACCTGCCTTATGTAATCTTactaatatatttaaacaTTTATAAACTATATCTTTTTTGAATTTATCAGTATGTCTTACAGAagatatatcatttttaaatcttttattaaaatcatataaatcCTCACCAAAAAATTCAGAAACCATAACAACATATCCATCCATATCGTTATTTAATCTTTCaattaataaatcattaaattcatatatatctttaaatttataatcttccaatatatgttcatttatattttttccatcatataatatttttaataatttagGTGCAATTCCCGGATGATATTCACttaaaaaagataatgCAATTGCTTCCATAACATAATTCTCTGCTTTTTCTAAATATTCTCCATTATACTTTTCCATTAAATTAAATTGTTTTATCCACCATTCAATAGgtattctttttataaataattttatttcctTTCTATTCTCTCCATCATATGAAGGGATAACTGTTTTAAACATTTCTTGAACCCTACCTTTCGATTTACCATCACCAATTATAGGAATGGATTTTAATTCAAAATCTGAATATTTTACCCCATTTATGTTAAAATGTTCTGAAAAACCTAAAAGGTTTGCTAATGTTTTTTTACCTAAATAccaattatatatataattctcTTTCGattcttcttcttctaAATTAGATATACAtactatattattattttctccatatttatatatacattcATAAGTATCAACACTTTTTGTATTCTCAACATTTGACgtattaaataaattacTTGTACCTTTTTCATTCTCCTGttcttcattattataCTCTTCTTCATTTGACATATTCTCATTTTTACACAATATTTTCTCATTATTGgttatattatcattagatattttaaattcatCATCTTCTACATTACAGTTATTCATATTTCCCAATTCCTCCTTACTATTCAACTTAGTATCGTTGTCATTATCATGGTTCAAGTTATAATTATCAATTTCAGCTAAACATTTTGAAGGTCTATCAAATAAAACTAATGATTGAAATGTcttaaattttataaacCCAATATTCtgtaaaattaaatatatatatatatatatatattaccataaaatgtaatttacaatttcataaaatattatattaatactATATGATACGATCtacttaaaaaaaataaataaataaataaataaacattcatatatttaaaatatttttatctatatCTTACCAAGAacaacaaataaaataaccATAAAAGATATAACATAGATTTTGTACAGAACATATTTcttaaatatacattttcttggccttttattcttttcatagtataattttttttaaagacctagaaaaataaaaaaaaaaaaaaattcatcTATATTGATGTGATCATTAGTTAAATTagaattaaatatatattaaaaaaaaaaaaaaaaaaaaaaaaaattaaaatgaaaaagaaaaagaaaaagaaaaagaaaaagaaaaaatgtccatattaaatatatttttattatttggTGGTCCTAcgatatataaaataattcgaacaattcatattatatatatatataatatatatatttttaataaattattttaagtactcaattttcttttcattttttttttttggaatTTAAAAACATGCTAATTCATAAAccaatatatttttaataatatcatacatatatattaaaatcAAATAGAAGAAATTcgtaaaaaaaaaaaaaaaa
This region of Plasmodium gaboni strain SY75 chromosome 12, whole genome shotgun sequence genomic DNA includes:
- a CDS encoding serine/threonine protein kinase, FIKK family, producing MFCTKSMLYLLWLFYLLFLNIGFIKFKTFQSLVLFDRPSKCLAEIDNYNLNHDNDNDTKLNSKEELGNMNNCNVEDDEFKISNDNITNNEKILCKNENMSNEEEYNNEEQENEKGTSNLFNTSNVENTKSVDTYECIYKYGENNNIVCISNLEEEESKENYIYNWYLGKKTLANLLGFSEHFNINGVKYSDFELKSIPIIGDGKSKGRVQEMFKTVIPSYDGENRKEIKLFIKRIPIEWWIKQFNLMEKYNGEYLEKAENYVMEAIALSFLSEYHPGIAPKLLKILYDGKNINEHILEDYKFKDIYEFNDLLIERLNNDMDGYVVMVSEFFGEDLYDFNKRFKNDISSVRHTDKFKKDIVYKCLNILVRLHKAGLSHLDLTAENVLITDDYDIRICDFGKCTPIYSNKLRHLDKKKKEKIYFFESCVPTIGKREYTPIRCWRIIKMLRKKKVIDPFEHVKSITIQRFRKKYYFNVSQADYFMLGVLFIWIWNCGHIWKTTFPSECVMFSKFVDNNMNLDCYSSTCLWPKDLKNIIKVLMKEEYSEKLNIKDLMEHPWFHEK